The following coding sequences lie in one Polluticoccus soli genomic window:
- the gltX gene encoding glutamate--tRNA ligase: protein MSNKVRVRFAPSPTGGLHLGGVRTVLYNYLFARHHGGDFVLRIEDTDQNRYVEGAEEYIYKCLEWCGLEPDESPLKGGPHAPYRQSERKHLYYQYAQQLIDSGHAYYAFDTPGDLERMRQEFKTDSHTNPQYDHMTRMQMKNSLSLAPEEVIELLNNGTPYVIRIKMPLGEKVKFTDMIRGEMEFDTSLVDDKVLLKADGMPTYHLAVVVDDYLMKITHAFRGEEWLPSAPVHLLLWKYLGWEASMPQWAHLPLILKPDGHGKLSKRDGERLGFPVFAMNWMDPRTGDKTEGFREKGFLPEAFVNLLAMLGWNAGTEQEIFSLQELVEKFSIDRVHKGGAKFDYEKAKWYNHQYIQRLSDEQLATLAEPYVEAHGGSDNREMLVKVAGLIKERLTLVGDFWEQGHFFFQTPEMDASQIKDKWNDTKKAFFEAWATEISGMSTWEHTALEQSFNAQMEKHGLKKGDVLLPLRIMLVGGKYGPGVFMIAEVIGKEETVKRIHNAIAAL from the coding sequence ATGAGTAATAAAGTTCGCGTTCGTTTTGCACCGAGCCCTACTGGTGGCCTGCACCTGGGTGGCGTGCGTACTGTTTTATACAATTACCTTTTTGCCCGTCATCACGGTGGCGATTTTGTTTTGCGCATAGAAGACACCGACCAGAACCGCTACGTGGAAGGCGCTGAAGAATATATCTACAAATGCCTGGAATGGTGCGGCCTGGAGCCGGATGAAAGTCCACTGAAAGGCGGCCCGCATGCACCATACCGCCAAAGCGAACGTAAACACCTGTACTACCAATATGCGCAGCAGCTGATAGATTCGGGACATGCGTATTATGCATTCGATACGCCGGGTGATCTGGAGCGTATGCGCCAGGAGTTTAAAACTGATAGCCATACCAACCCGCAATACGATCATATGACGCGTATGCAGATGAAAAACTCGCTGTCGCTGGCGCCTGAGGAAGTGATCGAATTGCTGAACAATGGCACTCCGTATGTTATCCGCATCAAAATGCCGTTGGGTGAAAAGGTGAAGTTTACCGATATGATCCGTGGCGAAATGGAGTTCGATACATCGCTTGTAGATGACAAAGTATTACTGAAAGCTGATGGTATGCCCACTTACCACCTCGCTGTGGTGGTAGACGATTACCTGATGAAGATCACTCACGCCTTCCGTGGCGAAGAATGGCTGCCCAGTGCACCCGTTCACCTGTTGCTTTGGAAGTATTTGGGCTGGGAAGCATCTATGCCACAATGGGCGCACCTACCATTAATATTGAAACCAGACGGTCACGGCAAACTTAGCAAACGCGATGGTGAGCGTCTTGGATTCCCGGTATTTGCCATGAACTGGATGGACCCGCGCACCGGCGACAAAACCGAAGGTTTCAGAGAAAAAGGATTTCTGCCAGAGGCTTTTGTCAACTTGCTGGCCATGCTGGGTTGGAATGCAGGTACCGAGCAGGAAATATTCTCGCTGCAGGAGTTGGTTGAGAAATTTTCTATTGACCGTGTGCACAAAGGCGGCGCTAAGTTCGATTACGAAAAAGCCAAATGGTACAACCACCAATATATACAGCGCCTCAGCGATGAGCAGCTTGCAACGCTGGCGGAGCCATACGTGGAAGCACACGGAGGCAGCGATAACAGGGAAATGCTTGTGAAAGTAGCGGGCCTGATAAAAGAAAGACTGACCCTTGTTGGCGACTTCTGGGAGCAAGGTCACTTCTTCTTCCAAACACCCGAGATGGATGCGAGCCAGATCAAAGACAAATGGAATGACACTAAAAAGGCATTCTTCGAGGCCTGGGCTACCGAAATAAGCGGAATGAGCACCTGGGAGCACACTGCACTCGAACAAAGCTTTAATGCCCAAATGGAAAAGCACGGCCTCAAAAAAGGCGACGTGTTATTACCGCTGCGCATAATGCTGGTAGGTGGCAAATACGGCCCCGGCGTATTTATGATAGCAGAAGTAATAGGCAAAGAGGAAACTGTGAAACGAATTCACAATGCAATAGCAGCGCTTTAA
- a CDS encoding Omp28-related outer membrane protein, with protein MKKLLLALAVLPAMAVNAQTVKKVVIEDYTGVKCGYCPDGAVKIEGIESANPENTIPIAIHTGSYTNASSPLRTAAGDAINTMVKPYGYPAGAVDRKMYPPAQDADWTGISMNRGAWPNAFNVRKALTAPVSISFTNMVRLNDTAYEADVNVKFTTAPTAGIPVKLQVYVIEDSIEAKNYGGGTQNDLRQTNYLSSIGSDPLTGWFHNRVLRKALGGNWGYSDAWPTSGPVVNTVYTKHIAFTTKKGAAPTGWNNKNMHVVAFVAMDGDAAQDQKEILNGEEISHFQFKHPTAVAEVKNVQMLNAYPNPATANDVIKLEYNTATSATVTLKVYNTVGQLVAAPYTSEEVAGLHTIQFQPSAHGVAAGTYFLHLSNGMETQVSKLTIQ; from the coding sequence ATGAAAAAACTATTACTTGCGTTAGCTGTACTGCCTGCTATGGCAGTTAATGCACAGACTGTTAAGAAAGTTGTAATCGAAGACTATACCGGCGTTAAATGCGGCTATTGCCCCGACGGTGCAGTGAAAATTGAAGGCATTGAATCGGCTAATCCCGAAAACACAATTCCCATTGCTATTCATACTGGTAGCTATACCAATGCATCAAGCCCGTTGAGGACAGCAGCTGGTGACGCTATTAATACAATGGTGAAACCATACGGTTATCCTGCTGGTGCAGTTGACAGGAAAATGTACCCGCCAGCGCAAGACGCAGACTGGACTGGTATTTCTATGAACAGGGGTGCCTGGCCAAACGCATTTAATGTTCGCAAAGCGCTGACAGCTCCTGTATCGATCAGCTTCACTAACATGGTAAGGTTGAATGATACAGCTTATGAAGCTGATGTGAACGTAAAATTCACTACTGCACCAACAGCAGGTATTCCTGTAAAACTGCAGGTATATGTAATTGAAGACAGCATTGAAGCGAAAAACTATGGCGGAGGTACTCAGAACGATCTGCGTCAGACCAACTATCTTTCTTCTATAGGTTCTGATCCTCTGACAGGCTGGTTCCACAATCGCGTACTGCGCAAAGCTCTTGGTGGTAACTGGGGTTATTCTGATGCATGGCCTACAAGTGGTCCTGTAGTAAACACAGTATATACTAAACATATCGCCTTTACTACTAAAAAAGGTGCTGCGCCTACTGGTTGGAACAACAAAAATATGCACGTCGTTGCTTTCGTAGCTATGGATGGCGATGCAGCCCAGGATCAGAAAGAAATTCTGAATGGCGAAGAGATCAGCCACTTCCAGTTCAAACATCCTACTGCAGTTGCCGAGGTTAAGAATGTACAAATGTTGAATGCATATCCTAACCCAGCTACAGCTAACGATGTTATTAAACTGGAGTACAACACAGCCACTTCTGCAACTGTAACACTGAAAGTGTACAACACTGTAGGCCAGTTGGTAGCTGCTCCTTACACAAGTGAGGAAGTTGCAGGTCTGCACACTATCCAATTCCAGCCATCAGCACACGGTGTAGCTGCAGGTACTTACTTCCTGCACCTGAGCAACGGTATGGAAACACAAGTTTCTAAACTGACTATCCAATAA
- a CDS encoding MbnP family protein: MSKRRFCFLGAAIIMAISCRKRPDPIGPPITSSLTLQFENMVGDRVLRLDSTVYTNANNDSFIVNKYRYYISNIILITAEGKNFVEPESYHLIKEDLPSSKKFSISNVPAGQYTKIQFLIGVDSLRNVSGAQTGALDPSHTMFWDWETGYIMAMFEGKRVGTEDLLIMHISGFKPPYNSIRQITLSLPSPVQVKEGIQPNIHITSDLAEWFKTPNLIDFDEIQITAGGSIGLQIADNYADMFKIDHVD, from the coding sequence ATGTCAAAAAGAAGGTTCTGTTTCCTCGGTGCTGCAATTATTATGGCAATAAGTTGTCGTAAAAGGCCCGATCCCATCGGCCCTCCTATCACATCTTCGCTGACACTACAGTTTGAAAACATGGTCGGGGACCGAGTGCTTAGGCTGGACTCAACTGTATATACCAATGCAAATAACGACTCGTTCATAGTGAACAAATACAGGTATTATATTTCCAATATCATACTGATAACAGCCGAGGGAAAGAATTTTGTAGAGCCTGAAAGCTATCACCTCATTAAAGAAGATTTGCCTTCTTCAAAAAAATTTTCAATTAGCAATGTCCCTGCTGGCCAATACACCAAAATTCAATTTCTGATCGGTGTGGACAGCCTGCGCAATGTAAGTGGTGCTCAAACCGGTGCACTTGATCCGTCGCATACTATGTTTTGGGATTGGGAAACAGGTTATATCATGGCAATGTTTGAAGGCAAACGCGTTGGAACAGAGGATCTCCTTATCATGCACATCTCAGGTTTTAAGCCGCCTTATAATTCTATTCGCCAGATAACGTTGAGCTTGCCTTCACCTGTGCAGGTTAAAGAGGGAATTCAGCCCAATATTCACATTACATCAGACTTGGCCGAATGGTTCAAGACACCCAACTTGATTGACTTTGACGAAATACAGATAACGGCGGGTGGCTCTATAGGACTACAAATTGCAGACAACTACGCCGACATGTTTAAGATTGACCATGTAGATTAA
- a CDS encoding cytochrome c oxidase subunit I, whose protein sequence is MSNTVVIDGPNVAHGHHEDTGHHHEHHEQHFITKYIFSQDHKVIGKQFLITGIIWAIIGALFSVFFRLQLGFPDQTFPIMETFLGQWAKGGKLSPEFYYGLVTMHGTILVFFVLTAGLSGTFANLLIPLQIGARDMASPFMNMLSYWFFFIASVFMFCSLFVQTGPASGGWTTYPPLSALKEASLGSGIGMDLWLVAMALFVVSSLLGGLNYISTILNMRTKGMTMTRLPLTIWALFFTAVLGVLSFPVLLSGLVLLIFDRNFGTSFYLSEIFIGGKALPHIGGSPILYQHLFWFLGHPEVYIIILPTMGMASEILSIHSRKPIFGYFAMIISLIGITVLAFLVWAHHMFVTGMSPFLGSIFVLLTLLIAVPSAVKVFNWLTTIWRGRIRFTVPMMFALGFVSMFISGGLTGIHLGNSSLDIHLHDTYFVIAHFHIVMGVAAFFGMFAGIYHWFPKMYGRFMNNTLGYIHFFITFAGAYLIFWPMHYEGIAGMPRRYYDYSAWESFKQFNDLNAFISIVAIIVFFGQLIFVVNFFASIWRGRKVTTQNPWGATSLEWTTPIHAGHGNWPGEIPEVHRWAYDYKDDGNGGDFISQTTPLRPGEEAH, encoded by the coding sequence ATGAGCAATACAGTTGTTATAGACGGACCTAATGTAGCGCATGGCCATCACGAAGATACCGGCCATCATCATGAGCATCATGAGCAGCACTTCATTACGAAGTACATTTTCAGCCAGGACCACAAGGTTATCGGTAAGCAGTTCCTGATCACCGGTATCATATGGGCAATCATTGGCGCGCTGTTTTCGGTATTCTTCCGCCTGCAGTTGGGCTTTCCTGATCAAACATTCCCGATCATGGAAACCTTCCTTGGCCAATGGGCTAAAGGTGGCAAACTGTCTCCTGAATTTTATTACGGCCTGGTTACCATGCACGGTACCATCCTCGTATTCTTCGTACTTACAGCTGGTCTGAGCGGTACATTTGCGAACCTGCTTATTCCTCTGCAAATAGGTGCGCGTGATATGGCTTCGCCTTTCATGAACATGCTGTCTTACTGGTTCTTCTTTATTGCCAGTGTTTTCATGTTCTGCTCACTGTTTGTGCAAACAGGTCCTGCATCGGGTGGTTGGACAACTTACCCTCCGCTGAGTGCGCTTAAAGAAGCGTCACTGGGTTCTGGTATCGGTATGGATCTTTGGCTTGTAGCTATGGCGCTGTTCGTAGTGTCATCACTGCTGGGTGGTCTTAACTACATCTCTACTATCCTGAACATGCGTACTAAAGGCATGACGATGACCCGCCTGCCGCTGACTATCTGGGCGCTGTTCTTCACTGCTGTACTGGGTGTGCTTTCTTTCCCTGTACTGCTATCAGGTTTAGTGCTGCTGATCTTCGATCGTAACTTCGGTACCAGCTTCTACCTTTCTGAAATATTTATTGGTGGTAAAGCGCTGCCGCACATCGGTGGTTCTCCAATCCTGTACCAGCACTTGTTCTGGTTCCTGGGTCACCCTGAGGTGTATATCATCATCCTCCCAACCATGGGTATGGCATCAGAAATTCTGTCTATCCACAGTCGTAAGCCTATCTTTGGTTACTTCGCGATGATCATCTCCCTGATCGGTATCACCGTGCTGGCCTTCCTGGTATGGGCGCACCACATGTTCGTTACCGGTATGAGCCCGTTCCTTGGTTCTATCTTCGTACTGCTGACGCTGCTTATTGCTGTACCTTCGGCTGTTAAAGTGTTCAACTGGCTGACTACAATCTGGCGCGGTCGTATACGTTTTACAGTACCAATGATGTTTGCCCTCGGCTTTGTGTCGATGTTCATATCTGGTGGTCTGACAGGTATCCACCTGGGTAACTCTTCGCTTGATATCCACCTGCACGATACTTACTTCGTGATCGCGCACTTCCACATAGTAATGGGTGTGGCAGCGTTCTTCGGTATGTTCGCTGGTATCTACCACTGGTTCCCCAAAATGTATGGTCGTTTCATGAACAACACGCTGGGTTACATCCACTTCTTCATCACGTTTGCGGGTGCTTACCTGATCTTCTGGCCAATGCACTACGAAGGTATCGCTGGTATGCCGCGTCGTTACTATGATTACAGTGCATGGGAGTCTTTCAAACAATTTAACGACTTGAATGCTTTCATCAGTATTGTAGCTATCATCGTATTCTTCGGTCAGCTGATATTCGTTGTTAACTTCTTTGCCAGCATCTGGCGCGGACGTAAGGTGACTACACAAAACCCATGGGGTGCTACTTCACTTGAGTGGACTACACCAATCCATGCCGGTCACGGTAACTGGCCTGGTGAAATACCTGAAGTTCATCGTTGGGCTTACGATTATAAAGACGACGGAAACGGTGGTGATTTCATCTCTCAGACAACACCACTGAGACCTGGAGAAGAAGCTCACTAG
- a CDS encoding cytochrome c oxidase subunit II, producing MSGLITIALIFLVFMIIYQIAKASEYAAILRGEEKINARVNRTMAWLLVIVFVLGLWGIWECHVLLRDKMLPVSASVQGESYDLMFNITTLITGVVFLITQTLLFWFCFRYQASEKNKASFYYAHNNKLELIWTTIPAIAMASLVAVGLRNWVAITSEAPKDAAVVEVVGKQFNWIVRYPGKDNALGKRDFRKINDANNVLGLDWNDKANMDDVISQSGELHLVVNKPVKLVIGSRDVIHDVGLAHFRLKMDAVPGIVTTLWFTPKYTTKQMKEITGNPNFVYEISCDQMCGKGHYAMRGTIIVETQGEHDAWLAAQGSYSAANNPAVAPAAPAGTEAAPANQQQEIKTDSVKAITMK from the coding sequence ATGTCGGGACTTATAACAATAGCATTGATATTTCTGGTATTCATGATCATATACCAGATTGCAAAAGCAAGTGAATATGCTGCCATACTGCGTGGCGAAGAAAAGATCAACGCAAGGGTCAACAGAACTATGGCCTGGTTGTTGGTTATCGTCTTCGTGCTGGGTTTATGGGGTATCTGGGAGTGCCACGTGTTACTACGTGATAAAATGCTGCCAGTGTCTGCTTCTGTGCAAGGCGAGTCTTATGATCTGATGTTTAACATTACTACGCTTATTACAGGCGTTGTATTCCTGATCACTCAGACGCTGCTGTTCTGGTTTTGCTTCCGCTACCAGGCATCTGAAAAGAACAAGGCTTCTTTCTACTATGCTCACAACAACAAGCTGGAGCTGATATGGACGACTATTCCAGCTATCGCGATGGCATCGCTGGTAGCGGTGGGTCTGCGTAACTGGGTTGCTATTACATCTGAAGCTCCGAAAGATGCTGCTGTTGTTGAGGTGGTTGGTAAACAATTTAACTGGATCGTTCGTTATCCTGGTAAAGACAATGCTCTTGGCAAAAGGGATTTCCGCAAGATAAACGATGCTAACAACGTGCTGGGTCTCGACTGGAATGACAAAGCCAATATGGATGATGTTATTTCTCAGAGCGGTGAGCTGCACCTGGTGGTAAATAAACCTGTCAAACTCGTTATCGGTTCACGCGACGTGATCCACGACGTAGGTCTGGCTCACTTCCGTCTGAAGATGGACGCTGTACCGGGTATTGTGACCACACTGTGGTTCACGCCGAAATACACTACCAAACAAATGAAAGAGATCACTGGTAACCCGAATTTCGTTTACGAAATATCTTGCGACCAGATGTGCGGTAAAGGCCACTACGCTATGCGCGGTACCATCATCGTAGAAACGCAAGGCGAACACGATGCATGGCTGGCTGCTCAGGGTTCTTACTCTGCGGCTAACAACCCTGCCGTTGCACCAGCAGCGCCGGCAGGCACAGAAGCTGCTCCTGCAAACCAGCAGCAAGAGATCAAAACTGATAGTGTTAAAGCAATAACGATGAAGTAA
- a CDS encoding quinol:cytochrome C oxidoreductase, whose translation MNERFEIPARMRNTGLGLMLFGLLVLIIGAFTLLGGDHSDKTRFWIVLLHNSVFFLLVTVASIFIQAAASLAQGAWIVAYKRVPEAIGANVWVFGLIAMIVMFIIAFGVNIDGHNPIYHWVHPGDDKILQGKSSFLNAGMFVGFTVVTVALWSFFGFKFRSLSLQQEGAPKNSTKIYWATAVWGALFLLVYALTQMSIAPWLWIMSIDAHWYSTMFSWYTFASAFVSGLSVILLFVIALKNQGNLQLVNKEHVHDLGKLMFAFSIFWTYVWFAQYMLIWYGNIPEETTYFKIRQQGPYGMIWYSVFIINFVMPILILMSRPSKRNYFTVCFMALAIIFGHWLDFYIMTMPGPLGEHWHLSWYEIGIFAGFVGILIFTVSRTLASASLVPNNHPLLKEAILHQS comes from the coding sequence ATGAACGAACGTTTTGAGATACCGGCGCGAATGAGGAACACAGGCCTTGGGCTGATGCTGTTTGGCCTGCTGGTACTGATCATCGGTGCTTTCACTCTTCTCGGTGGCGACCACAGCGACAAAACCCGTTTCTGGATCGTGCTGCTGCACAACAGCGTATTCTTCCTGTTGGTAACAGTTGCCAGCATATTTATCCAGGCTGCTGCATCACTTGCACAAGGTGCATGGATCGTTGCCTACAAAAGGGTGCCTGAAGCAATCGGCGCCAACGTTTGGGTATTCGGTCTGATCGCTATGATCGTTATGTTCATCATTGCATTTGGTGTGAACATTGATGGGCACAATCCGATCTACCACTGGGTACATCCTGGTGATGACAAGATATTGCAAGGCAAGTCTTCATTCCTGAATGCCGGAATGTTCGTAGGCTTTACTGTTGTTACGGTAGCTCTTTGGTCTTTCTTCGGTTTTAAGTTCCGTTCGCTGTCTCTGCAGCAGGAAGGCGCGCCGAAAAACAGCACTAAGATCTACTGGGCTACAGCAGTATGGGGTGCATTGTTCCTCCTGGTATATGCGCTTACTCAAATGAGTATTGCTCCTTGGTTGTGGATCATGAGCATCGATGCTCACTGGTATTCAACTATGTTCAGCTGGTACACTTTCGCAAGTGCATTCGTGAGCGGTTTGTCTGTTATCCTGCTGTTTGTTATTGCGCTGAAGAATCAGGGTAATCTGCAGCTGGTAAACAAAGAGCACGTACACGATCTGGGTAAGTTGATGTTTGCATTCAGCATCTTCTGGACATACGTTTGGTTTGCTCAGTACATGCTGATCTGGTACGGTAACATTCCTGAAGAAACTACTTACTTCAAAATACGTCAGCAAGGTCCTTACGGTATGATATGGTACTCTGTATTCATCATCAACTTTGTGATGCCGATCCTGATCCTGATGTCACGCCCAAGCAAACGTAACTATTTCACAGTTTGCTTCATGGCCCTGGCTATCATCTTCGGTCACTGGCTGGACTTCTATATCATGACCATGCCTGGCCCTCTGGGCGAGCACTGGCACCTGAGCTGGTACGAGATAGGAATTTTCGCAGGCTTCGTAGGTATACTGATCTTCACTGTATCACGTACACTGGCTTCTGCATCGCTGGTTCCAAACAACCACCCGTTGTTGAAAGAGGCGATCCTGCACCAGAGCTAA
- a CDS encoding c-type cytochrome: MNKTKSLVVASLMIGLGLAACNSGNMRRNPGRTYAPDMTYSRAYDAYTSNPNFADSQTSRLPVMGTVARGHQLPDHLMEGDTNAYKAFTTNMRFNDAELAEGGRLFNIYCGICHGSAMDGNGPLYASGKFAAMPANLKDAKYLHMPVGNMYAAIKFGKNAMGSYASQLDVKQRWQVIAYIKKTQAANGGAAFTMGMSADSTAARPTAMAADTTKAHGEAAAQPQQH; the protein is encoded by the coding sequence ATGAATAAGACCAAAAGCCTAGTAGTGGCAAGCCTGATGATAGGACTGGGCCTGGCAGCGTGTAACAGTGGTAACATGCGCCGTAACCCCGGTAGAACCTATGCACCTGACATGACCTACTCTCGTGCTTACGACGCTTATACATCGAACCCCAACTTTGCAGATAGCCAAACAAGCCGTCTGCCTGTAATGGGTACAGTTGCCCGCGGTCATCAGTTGCCTGATCACCTGATGGAGGGCGATACGAATGCTTACAAAGCATTTACGACCAACATGCGTTTCAACGATGCTGAACTTGCTGAAGGTGGACGCCTGTTCAATATCTACTGCGGTATCTGCCACGGTAGTGCCATGGACGGTAACGGGCCGCTGTATGCAAGTGGTAAATTTGCCGCTATGCCTGCTAACCTGAAAGATGCTAAGTATCTGCACATGCCTGTTGGTAATATGTACGCAGCTATCAAGTTTGGTAAAAATGCGATGGGCTCTTATGCAAGCCAGCTGGATGTTAAACAGCGCTGGCAGGTGATCGCCTATATCAAGAAAACACAAGCTGCTAATGGTGGTGCTGCTTTCACGATGGGTATGAGCGCTGATAGCACTGCTGCGAGGCCAACTGCAATGGCTGCTGATACAACCAAAGCACACGGCGAGGCTGCAGCACAACCACAACAACACTAA
- a CDS encoding DUF3341 domain-containing protein, which yields MAIKKFAVGCYTDEEVLFPAVKSVRNSGYKLHDVYTPFPVHGLDHALGLKDTDLHVAGFIYGITGTSTAVGFMSWIFTADWPINFGGKPHWSLPAFIPITFELTVLFAAVGMVLTFCYLNQIMPGVKKHVFHPRQTDDLFVVAIELNDHVTDQEVIDYLKTTGAVETSVQIAESDWWYGRWDIAEHYEKLA from the coding sequence ATGGCTATAAAAAAATTTGCAGTAGGTTGTTACACTGACGAGGAAGTGTTGTTCCCTGCGGTAAAGTCTGTACGCAACAGCGGTTATAAACTGCACGATGTGTACACACCGTTCCCGGTACACGGCCTTGATCACGCCCTGGGTCTGAAAGATACCGATCTGCACGTTGCAGGTTTTATCTATGGTATCACAGGTACCAGCACTGCAGTAGGTTTTATGTCGTGGATATTTACTGCCGACTGGCCTATCAATTTTGGTGGTAAACCACACTGGTCTCTGCCAGCATTCATACCTATTACTTTCGAGCTTACTGTATTGTTTGCGGCTGTAGGTATGGTACTTACTTTCTGCTACCTCAACCAGATCATGCCAGGCGTTAAGAAGCACGTCTTCCACCCACGTCAAACAGACGATCTGTTTGTTGTTGCTATTGAGCTGAATGATCACGTGACCGACCAGGAAGTAATAGACTATTTGAAAACAACTGGTGCTGTTGAAACTTCAGTGCAGATCGCTGAATCTGACTGGTGGTACGGACGCTGGGATATAGCAGAGCATTACGAGAAACTTGCGTAA
- the nrfD gene encoding NrfD/PsrC family molybdoenzyme membrane anchor subunit: MHLKYESFVREPLVDGDKDYHQVTEDIVRPIEQKPSRMWYIGFFFSISLLMLGVFSVFWEVYWGIGVWGINRTVGWGWDITNFVWWVGIGHAGTLISAILLLFRQGWRTGVNRAAEAMTIFAVMCAGQFPIFHMGRVWDGFFVLPYPNSRGPLWPNFNSALLWDVFAISTYFTVSLLFWYSGLIPDFATIRDRAKTKLRKRLYGLASFGWTGTAKNWQRHEALSLVLAGLSTPLVLSVHTIVSMDFATSVIPGWHTTIFPPYFVAGAIFSGFAMVQTLLILVRKIFGLEDYVTLGHIEAMNKVIVLTGSIVGVAYLTELFMAWYSQVVYEQDAFKWRILGPYWWSYWAMMTCNVVSPQLFWFKKLRRNIPFTFIMSIVVNIGMWFERFVIIVTSLYRDYIPGGWTYYSPTWPEVGFYLGTFGLFFTCFFLFAKYFPVIAIAEIKFVLKTSGEAQKKRMAAIDAKDTQEFATEQLAAHHH; encoded by the coding sequence ATGCATCTTAAGTACGAATCGTTTGTAAGGGAACCGCTGGTAGATGGCGACAAAGACTACCATCAGGTGACGGAAGATATCGTCAGGCCAATTGAACAGAAGCCATCCCGCATGTGGTACATCGGCTTCTTCTTCTCGATAAGCCTGCTGATGTTGGGTGTTTTCTCAGTATTCTGGGAAGTATATTGGGGTATTGGTGTGTGGGGTATCAACCGCACCGTAGGTTGGGGTTGGGACATCACCAACTTCGTATGGTGGGTAGGTATCGGTCACGCCGGAACACTTATCTCTGCGATCCTTTTACTTTTCCGCCAGGGCTGGCGTACGGGCGTGAACCGTGCAGCTGAGGCGATGACCATCTTCGCGGTAATGTGCGCGGGCCAGTTCCCGATCTTCCACATGGGTCGTGTATGGGATGGTTTCTTCGTACTGCCTTATCCTAACTCGCGCGGTCCGTTGTGGCCTAACTTCAACTCGGCCCTGCTTTGGGACGTGTTTGCGATCTCTACTTACTTCACTGTATCATTATTGTTCTGGTACTCTGGTCTTATTCCTGACTTCGCCACCATCCGCGACCGCGCTAAAACAAAACTGCGCAAGCGCTTATATGGTCTGGCATCGTTTGGCTGGACAGGTACTGCTAAGAACTGGCAGCGTCACGAGGCACTGTCACTGGTACTTGCAGGTCTGTCGACACCACTGGTACTTTCGGTACACACCATAGTATCTATGGACTTTGCTACCTCGGTAATACCTGGTTGGCACACTACCATCTTCCCGCCATACTTCGTTGCGGGTGCGATCTTCTCTGGTTTCGCGATGGTACAAACCCTGCTGATACTGGTTCGTAAAATATTCGGACTTGAAGACTACGTAACACTTGGCCACATCGAGGCGATGAACAAAGTAATCGTTCTTACCGGTTCTATCGTGGGCGTTGCGTATCTGACTGAGCTTTTCATGGCATGGTACAGCCAGGTTGTTTATGAGCAAGACGCATTCAAATGGCGTATCCTTGGCCCATACTGGTGGAGCTACTGGGCGATGATGACCTGCAACGTGGTATCTCCGCAGTTGTTCTGGTTCAAAAAACTGCGCCGTAACATTCCGTTCACGTTCATTATGTCGATCGTGGTGAACATCGGTATGTGGTTCGAGCGTTTCGTTATCATCGTTACGTCTCTGTATCGCGACTACATTCCTGGTGGCTGGACCTACTACTCGCCTACATGGCCTGAGGTTGGTTTCTACCTCGGTACATTCGGCCTGTTCTTTACCTGCTTCTTCCTGTTCGCTAAGTACTTCCCGGTTATTGCGATTGCTGAGATCAAGTTCGTTCTGAAAACATCGGGCGAAGCGCAGAAGAAAAGAATGGCGGCTATTGATGCGAAAGACACCCAGGAGTTTGCAACAGAACAGCTGGCTGCTCATCACCACTAA